One window from the genome of Pseudomonas sp. L5B5 encodes:
- a CDS encoding putative RNA methyltransferase: MLACPLCNAPLGAVDNGVVCPAGHRFDRARQGYLNLLPVQHKNSRDPGDNQAMVEARRDFLNAGHYAPVARRLAELAAERAPQRWVDIGCGEGYYTAQLAEALPGADGYALDISREAVKRACRRAPQLTWMVASMARIPLADASCQFLASVFSPLDWQEAKRLLSPGGGLMKVGPTSGHLMELRERLYDEVREYTDDKHLALVPQGMALAHSETLEFKLCLERPVDRANLLAMTPHGWRASAERRNAVIEQAEPFEVSVSMRYDYFVLQ; encoded by the coding sequence ATGCTTGCCTGTCCTCTTTGCAATGCCCCGCTGGGTGCCGTGGACAACGGCGTGGTGTGCCCGGCCGGGCATCGTTTCGACCGTGCCCGCCAGGGTTACCTGAACCTGCTGCCAGTGCAGCACAAGAACAGCCGCGACCCGGGCGACAACCAGGCCATGGTCGAGGCCCGCCGCGACTTCCTCAACGCCGGGCACTACGCCCCAGTGGCCAGGCGCCTGGCCGAGCTGGCCGCCGAGCGCGCACCGCAGCGCTGGGTGGACATCGGTTGCGGCGAGGGTTACTACACTGCGCAACTGGCCGAGGCCCTGCCCGGTGCCGATGGCTACGCCCTGGACATTTCCCGGGAGGCGGTCAAGCGCGCCTGCCGCCGGGCTCCGCAACTGACCTGGATGGTCGCCAGCATGGCGCGTATCCCGCTGGCCGACGCCAGTTGCCAATTCCTGGCCAGCGTCTTCAGCCCCCTCGACTGGCAGGAGGCCAAGCGCCTGCTGAGTCCAGGTGGCGGCTTGATGAAAGTCGGACCGACCAGCGGCCACCTGATGGAACTGCGCGAACGCCTGTACGACGAGGTCCGCGAATACACCGACGACAAGCACCTGGCGCTGGTCCCCCAGGGCATGGCCCTGGCCCATAGCGAGACACTCGAGTTCAAGCTGTGCCTGGAACGGCCAGTGGATCGCGCCAACCTGCTGGCCATGACACCCCATGGCTGGCGAGCCAGCGCCGAGCGTCGCAATGCGGTGATCGAGCAGGCAGAGCCTTTCGAGGTCAGCGTATCGATGCGCTACGATTATTTCGTATTGCAGTGA
- a CDS encoding cold-shock protein, translated as MTTRETGSVKWFNDAKGYGFIQREGGADVFVHYRAIRGEGHRSLTEGQQVEYAVVEGQKGLQAEDVVGL; from the coding sequence ATGACTACTCGTGAGACTGGCAGCGTGAAGTGGTTCAACGACGCCAAGGGCTACGGCTTTATCCAGCGTGAAGGCGGGGCGGACGTGTTCGTCCACTATCGAGCGATCCGTGGCGAAGGCCATCGCTCGCTGACCGAAGGCCAGCAGGTGGAGTACGCCGTGGTGGAAGGTCAGAAAGGCTTGCAGGCCGAAGACGTCGTCGGCCTGTAA
- the plsB gene encoding glycerol-3-phosphate 1-O-acyltransferase PlsB, producing the protein MTRSPFRRLVFGTLRRLLYLWVRSETINQSSFTLDLDRSRPVFYVLQNPSLSDLAVVDTECTKAGLPRPVLPVSVGNLLEPAAFFYLTPEPDWLGRQDKRGAPPTLTRLVSALTQNAAEDAQIIPVSVFWGQSPDSESSPWKLLFADSWAVTGRLRRLLSIMILGRKTRVQFSAPIHLRELIEHNKGHERTVRMAQRILRVHFRNLKAAVIGPDISHRRNLVKGLLNEPLVKQAILEEAEREKISPEKAKAQALRYGNEIASDYTYTAIRFLEVVLSWFWNKIYDGIKVNHLEGVQKIAQGHEVIYVPCHRSHIDYLLLSYLLFRNGLTPPHIAAGINLNMPVIGSLLRRGGAFFMRRTFKGNPLYTSVFNEYLHTLFTKGFPVEYFVEGGRSRTGRMLQPKTGMLAITLRSFLRSSRMPIVFVPVYIGYERVLEGRTYLGELRGASKKKESIFDIFKVVGALKQRFGQVAVNFGEPIKLAEFLDQEQPDWRTQELGPQYRPAWLNETTNRLGERVAQHLNEAAAINPVNLVALALLSTTRLALDDRAMARVLDLYLALLRSVPYSPHTTLPEGNGQALIQHVKDMQLLAEQSDALGKILYLDEQNAVLMTYYRNNVLHIFALPALLASFFQSSSRMSREQILRYTRALYPYLQAELFIRWSLEELDAVVDQWLQAFIEQGLLRFEKEMYQRPAPSSRHFVLLTLLSRSIAQTLQRFYMAISLLLNSGQNSISAEELEDLCTVMAQRLSILHGLNAPEFFDKSLFRHFIQTLLDQGVLRRDDAGKLSYHELLGELAEGAAKRVLPAEIRLSIRQVALHRSEDAADQVAAAVQSE; encoded by the coding sequence ATGACCCGCTCCCCGTTCCGCCGTCTCGTGTTTGGCACCTTGCGCCGCCTGCTGTATCTCTGGGTGCGCTCGGAAACCATCAACCAGTCATCCTTTACCCTTGATCTGGACCGCAGCCGGCCGGTGTTCTACGTCCTGCAGAATCCATCCCTGAGCGACCTGGCGGTGGTGGACACCGAATGCACCAAGGCCGGCCTCCCACGCCCGGTGCTGCCGGTGTCGGTGGGCAACCTGCTGGAGCCCGCCGCCTTCTTCTACCTGACCCCGGAGCCCGACTGGCTCGGCCGCCAGGACAAGCGTGGCGCGCCACCGACCCTGACCCGGCTGGTCAGCGCCCTGACCCAGAATGCCGCCGAAGATGCGCAGATCATTCCGGTCAGCGTGTTCTGGGGCCAGTCCCCAGACAGCGAATCCAGCCCCTGGAAACTGCTGTTCGCCGACAGCTGGGCCGTGACCGGGCGCCTGCGTCGCTTGCTGAGCATCATGATCCTGGGCCGCAAGACCCGGGTGCAGTTCTCGGCACCGATCCACCTGCGCGAGCTGATCGAGCACAACAAGGGCCATGAGCGTACGGTACGCATGGCCCAGCGCATCCTGCGGGTGCACTTTCGCAACCTCAAGGCCGCGGTCATCGGCCCGGACATTTCCCACCGGCGCAACCTGGTCAAGGGCCTGCTCAACGAGCCGCTGGTGAAACAGGCGATCCTCGAGGAGGCCGAGCGCGAGAAAATCTCCCCGGAAAAAGCCAAGGCCCAGGCCCTGCGCTACGGCAACGAGATCGCCTCGGACTACACCTACACCGCGATCCGCTTCCTGGAAGTGGTACTGAGCTGGTTCTGGAACAAGATCTACGACGGGATCAAGGTCAACCACCTGGAGGGCGTGCAGAAGATCGCCCAGGGCCACGAAGTGATCTACGTGCCCTGCCACCGCAGCCATATCGACTATCTGCTGCTGTCCTACCTGTTGTTCCGCAACGGCCTGACCCCGCCGCACATCGCGGCCGGGATCAACCTCAACATGCCGGTGATCGGCAGCTTGCTGCGGCGCGGCGGGGCCTTCTTCATGCGCCGTACCTTCAAGGGCAACCCGCTGTACACCTCGGTCTTCAACGAGTACCTGCATACCCTGTTCACCAAGGGTTTCCCGGTGGAGTACTTCGTCGAGGGCGGCCGCTCGCGGACCGGGCGCATGCTGCAGCCCAAGACCGGGATGCTGGCCATTACCCTGCGCAGCTTCCTGCGCTCCTCGCGCATGCCCATCGTCTTCGTGCCGGTGTACATCGGCTATGAGCGCGTGCTGGAAGGTCGTACCTACCTGGGCGAACTGCGCGGTGCCAGCAAGAAGAAGGAGTCGATCTTCGACATCTTCAAGGTTGTCGGCGCCCTCAAGCAGCGTTTCGGCCAGGTGGCGGTGAACTTCGGCGAACCGATCAAGCTGGCGGAGTTCCTCGACCAGGAGCAACCGGATTGGCGTACCCAGGAGCTGGGCCCGCAGTACCGGCCGGCCTGGCTCAATGAAACCACCAATCGCCTGGGCGAGCGTGTGGCCCAGCACCTCAATGAAGCCGCGGCGATCAACCCGGTGAACCTGGTGGCCCTGGCCCTGCTCTCCACCACTCGCCTGGCCCTGGACGATCGGGCCATGGCCCGGGTCCTGGACCTGTACCTGGCGCTGCTGCGCAGCGTGCCCTATTCGCCTCATACCACCTTGCCCGAAGGCAACGGCCAGGCGCTGATCCAGCACGTGAAGGACATGCAACTGCTGGCCGAGCAGAGCGATGCCCTGGGCAAGATCCTCTACCTGGACGAGCAGAACGCCGTCCTGATGACCTACTACCGCAACAACGTGCTGCATATCTTCGCCCTGCCAGCGCTGCTGGCGAGCTTCTTCCAGAGCTCCTCGCGCATGAGCCGCGAGCAGATCCTGCGCTACACCCGGGCCCTGTACCCCTACCTGCAGGCCGAGCTGTTCATCCGCTGGTCTCTGGAAGAGCTGGATGCGGTGGTGGACCAGTGGCTGCAAGCCTTCATCGAACAGGGACTGCTGCGCTTCGAGAAAGAGATGTACCAGCGTCCGGCACCGAGCTCGCGGCACTTCGTGCTGCTGACCCTGCTGTCCAGGAGCATCGCCCAGACTCTGCAGCGCTTCTACATGGCCATTTCACTGTTGCTCAACAGCGGCCAGAACAGCATCAGCGCCGAAGAGCTGGAAGACCTGTGCACCGTCATGGCCCAGCGCCTGTCGATCCTGCACGGCCTCAATGCCCCGGAGTTCTTCGACAAGAGCCTGTTCCGCCACTTTATCCAGACCCTGCTGGACCAAGGCGTGCTGCGTCGCGACGATGCCGGCAAGCTGAGCTACCACGAACTGCTCGGGGAGCTGGCCGAAGGCGCCGCCAAGCGCGTGCTGCCGGCGGAAATCCGCCTGTCGATCCGCCAGGTCGCCCTGCACCGCAGCGAAGACGCCGCCGACCAGGTCGCGGCTGCGGTACAAAGCGAGTAG
- a CDS encoding YbaY family lipoprotein — MKKLILLAAAALLGACQSTSPAAKASLDGEVFYLQRSALPPTATLSVSLQDVSLADAPAVVLAEQRGPVKGQVPLPFRLDYDPAQVKPGHTYSLSARIEVDGQLIFITTEHTGVKLDGSDPQPFKLRVDAVR; from the coding sequence ATGAAAAAACTCATCCTGCTGGCCGCCGCCGCGTTGCTCGGGGCTTGCCAATCCACCTCGCCTGCAGCCAAGGCCAGCCTCGACGGTGAAGTCTTCTATCTGCAACGCAGCGCCCTGCCCCCGACCGCCACCCTGAGCGTGAGCCTGCAAGACGTGTCCCTGGCCGACGCACCGGCAGTGGTCCTGGCCGAGCAACGCGGCCCGGTCAAGGGGCAGGTGCCATTGCCCTTCCGCCTCGACTACGACCCGGCACAGGTCAAGCCCGGCCACACCTATTCGCTCAGCGCGCGCATCGAGGTCGATGGCCAGCTGATCTTCATCACCACCGAACACACCGGGGTCAAACTCGACGGCAGCGACCCGCAGCCGTTCAAGCTCCGGGTCGACGCTGTTCGTTAA
- a CDS encoding DUF4197 domain-containing protein encodes MLRTSLRFTSLCAGLMISASALALSLSDLSQGDANGGLKDALTQGAQIAVKQLGTPGGFSNNPDVRIELPGNLGKVAKKMKQFGMGDQVDQLETSMNKAAEAAVPQAQALLVDAVKKMSVADAKGILAGGKDSATQYLDKSSREQIRAKFLPIVKQATDQVGLAKQYNSFAGQAATLGVLDAKSANIEGYVTEQALNGLFEMIGKQEETIRQNPAAAATSLAKKVFGSL; translated from the coding sequence ATGCTCCGTACCTCGCTCCGTTTCACCAGCCTGTGCGCTGGCCTGATGATCTCTGCCAGCGCCCTGGCCCTGTCCCTGAGCGACCTGTCCCAGGGGGACGCCAACGGCGGCCTCAAGGATGCCCTGACCCAGGGCGCACAGATCGCCGTCAAGCAACTGGGGACTCCCGGCGGCTTCAGCAACAACCCCGATGTACGCATCGAACTGCCCGGCAACCTGGGCAAGGTCGCCAAGAAGATGAAGCAGTTCGGCATGGGCGACCAGGTCGATCAGCTGGAAACCAGCATGAACAAGGCCGCCGAGGCTGCGGTGCCGCAGGCCCAGGCGCTGCTGGTGGATGCCGTGAAGAAGATGAGCGTGGCCGACGCCAAGGGCATCCTGGCCGGTGGCAAGGATTCGGCCACCCAGTACCTGGACAAGAGCAGCCGCGAGCAGATCCGCGCCAAGTTCCTGCCGATCGTCAAGCAGGCCACCGACCAGGTCGGCCTGGCCAAGCAGTACAACTCGTTCGCCGGACAGGCCGCGACCCTCGGCGTACTGGATGCCAAGAGCGCCAACATCGAAGGTTACGTGACCGAGCAGGCACTCAACGGCCTGTTCGAGATGATCGGCAAGCAGGAAGAAACGATTCGCCAGAACCCTGCTGCCGCGGCCACTAGCCTGGCCAAGAAAGTCTTCGGTAGCCTGTAA
- a CDS encoding efflux RND transporter permease subunit, whose translation MGFNLSAWALRNRQIVLFLMLLLAIVGALSYTKLGQSEDPPFTFKAMVIRTSWPGATAQEVSRQVTERIEKKLMETGEYDRIVSFSRPGESQVTFIARDSMHSNEIPELWYQVRKKISDIRYTLPPGVQGPFFNDEFGTTFGNIYALTGQGFDYAVLKDYADRIQIQLQRVKDVGKVELLGLQDEKIWIELSNVKLATLGLPLAAVQQALEEQNAVSTAGFFETPSERVQLRVSGNFQTVEQIRNFPIRVAGRTFRIGDVAEVRRGFNDPPAPRMRFMGEDAIGLAVAMKSGGDILVLGKALEGEFARLQKTLPAGMELRKVSDQPAAVKTGVGEFVRVLAEALIIVLLVSFFSLGVRTGMVVALAIPLVLAMTFATMYYLGIGLHKISLGALVLALGLLVDDAIIAVEMMAIKMEQGFDRIKAASFAWTSTAFPMLTGTLITAAGFLPIATAQSGTGEYTRSIFQVVTIALVASWIAAVVFVPYLGEKLLPDLAKIHAAKHGAESNPHGTPFYQRVRRVVGWCVERRKTVIVLTILAFVGSVLLFRFVPQQFFPASGRLELMVDLKLAEGASLSNTADEVKRLEAMLKEHPGIDNYVAYVGTGSPRFYLPLDQQLPATSFAQFVVLAKTIEDRESLRNWLLDTLNQQFPALRSRVTRLENGPPVGYPVQFRVTGEHIEEVRALARKVAAKVRDNPHVANVHLDWEEPSKAVYLNIDQDRARALGVSTANLSKFLQSSLIGSTVSQYREDNELIEILLRGTREERTELSLLPSLAVPTDNGQSVSLSQVATLEYGFEEGVIWHRNRLPTVTVRGDIYGKEQPATLVQQILPTLEPVRAELPDGYLLEVGGTVEDSARGQNSVKAGVPLFIVVVLTLLMVQLRSFSRTAMVFLTAPLGLIGVTLFLLVFRQPFGFVAMLGTIALSGMIMRNSVILVDQIEQDIRAGQTPWDAIIEATVRRFRPIVLTALAAVLAMIPLSRSVFFGPMAVAIMGGLIVATALTLLFLPALYAAWFKVKKD comes from the coding sequence ATGGGTTTCAACCTTTCCGCCTGGGCGTTGCGCAATCGCCAGATCGTCCTGTTCCTGATGTTGCTGCTGGCCATCGTCGGTGCGCTGTCCTACACCAAGTTGGGCCAGAGCGAAGACCCGCCCTTCACCTTCAAGGCCATGGTGATCCGTACCAGCTGGCCGGGAGCCACGGCCCAGGAGGTATCGCGCCAGGTCACCGAGCGTATCGAGAAGAAGCTGATGGAGACGGGCGAGTACGATCGCATCGTGTCCTTCTCGCGGCCTGGTGAATCCCAGGTGACCTTCATCGCCCGGGATTCGATGCACTCCAACGAAATCCCCGAGCTCTGGTACCAGGTCCGCAAGAAGATCAGCGACATCCGCTACACCCTGCCGCCAGGGGTCCAGGGGCCGTTCTTCAACGATGAGTTCGGCACTACCTTTGGCAACATCTACGCGCTGACCGGGCAGGGCTTCGACTACGCGGTGCTCAAGGACTACGCCGACCGTATCCAGATCCAGCTGCAACGGGTCAAGGATGTGGGCAAGGTCGAGCTGCTGGGCCTGCAGGACGAGAAGATCTGGATCGAGTTGTCCAACGTCAAGCTGGCGACCCTGGGGCTGCCCTTGGCAGCAGTGCAGCAGGCGCTGGAAGAACAGAACGCGGTCTCCACTGCCGGGTTCTTCGAGACCCCCAGCGAGCGGGTGCAATTGCGGGTGTCCGGCAACTTCCAGACCGTGGAGCAGATTCGCAACTTCCCGATCCGGGTGGCCGGACGCACGTTCCGCATCGGCGATGTCGCCGAGGTCCGTCGTGGTTTCAACGATCCGCCCGCGCCGCGCATGCGCTTCATGGGTGAAGATGCCATCGGCCTGGCAGTGGCGATGAAGTCGGGGGGCGACATCCTGGTGCTGGGCAAGGCCCTGGAAGGCGAATTCGCGCGCCTGCAGAAAACCCTGCCGGCGGGCATGGAGTTGCGCAAGGTGTCAGACCAGCCGGCCGCCGTTAAGACCGGAGTCGGCGAGTTCGTGCGGGTGCTGGCCGAGGCGCTGATCATCGTCCTGCTGGTGAGCTTCTTCTCCCTGGGCGTGCGCACCGGGATGGTGGTGGCCCTGGCGATTCCCCTGGTGCTGGCGATGACCTTCGCCACCATGTACTACCTGGGCATCGGCCTGCACAAGATTTCCCTCGGGGCGCTGGTCCTGGCCCTCGGCCTGCTGGTGGATGACGCGATCATCGCGGTGGAAATGATGGCGATCAAGATGGAGCAGGGGTTCGATCGGATCAAGGCCGCCAGCTTCGCCTGGACCAGCACCGCCTTCCCCATGCTTACCGGCACCCTGATCACGGCCGCAGGATTCCTGCCCATCGCCACGGCCCAGTCGGGCACCGGCGAATACACCCGTTCGATCTTCCAGGTGGTGACCATCGCCCTGGTGGCCTCGTGGATCGCCGCCGTGGTGTTCGTACCCTACCTGGGCGAGAAGCTGCTGCCGGACCTGGCGAAGATCCATGCCGCCAAGCATGGCGCCGAATCCAACCCCCACGGCACGCCGTTCTACCAGCGGGTACGCCGGGTGGTGGGCTGGTGCGTGGAGCGACGCAAGACCGTGATCGTCCTGACCATCCTGGCGTTCGTCGGCTCGGTGCTGCTGTTCCGTTTTGTTCCCCAGCAGTTTTTCCCGGCCTCCGGGCGCCTGGAACTGATGGTTGACCTGAAGCTGGCCGAAGGCGCTTCCCTGAGCAATACCGCCGATGAGGTCAAGCGCCTCGAAGCGATGCTCAAGGAGCACCCGGGCATCGACAACTATGTGGCTTACGTGGGCACTGGCTCGCCGCGTTTCTACTTGCCGCTGGACCAGCAGTTGCCGGCCACCAGCTTTGCCCAGTTCGTGGTCCTGGCCAAGACCATCGAGGATCGCGAGAGCCTGCGCAACTGGTTGCTCGATACCCTCAACCAGCAGTTCCCGGCCCTGCGCTCGCGCGTCACGCGGCTGGAGAACGGTCCGCCGGTCGGTTATCCGGTGCAGTTCAGGGTCACTGGCGAGCACATCGAGGAGGTGCGTGCCCTGGCACGCAAGGTGGCGGCCAAGGTGCGTGACAACCCCCATGTGGCCAACGTGCACCTGGATTGGGAAGAGCCGAGCAAGGCGGTCTACCTGAACATCGACCAGGACCGTGCCCGGGCCCTGGGCGTGAGCACCGCCAACCTGTCGAAGTTTCTACAGAGCTCGCTGATCGGTTCCACCGTCAGCCAGTATCGGGAGGACAACGAGCTGATCGAGATCCTGCTGCGCGGCACCCGCGAGGAACGTACCGAGCTGTCGCTGTTGCCGAGCCTGGCTGTGCCGACCGACAACGGCCAGAGCGTGTCGCTGTCCCAAGTGGCGACACTGGAATACGGCTTTGAGGAAGGGGTGATCTGGCATCGCAACCGCCTGCCTACGGTGACGGTGCGGGGCGACATCTACGGCAAGGAACAGCCGGCGACCCTGGTCCAGCAGATCCTGCCGACCCTTGAGCCGGTCCGCGCCGAACTGCCGGACGGTTATCTGCTGGAAGTCGGCGGTACTGTCGAAGACTCCGCCCGTGGCCAGAACTCGGTGAAGGCCGGCGTGCCGCTGTTCATCGTGGTGGTGCTGACCTTGCTGATGGTCCAGCTGCGCAGTTTCTCGCGTACCGCCATGGTGTTCCTGACGGCGCCCCTGGGGTTGATCGGCGTGACCCTGTTCCTCCTGGTGTTCCGCCAGCCGTTCGGGTTCGTGGCGATGCTGGGCACCATCGCCCTGTCGGGGATGATCATGCGCAACTCGGTGATCCTGGTGGACCAGATCGAACAGGACATCAGGGCCGGGCAGACGCCGTGGGATGCGATCATCGAGGCCACGGTACGACGTTTCCGGCCCATCGTGCTGACCGCGCTGGCGGCGGTACTGGCGATGATCCCGCTGTCGCGCAGCGTGTTCTTCGGGCCGATGGCGGTGGCGATCATGGGGGGATTGATTGTCGCCACGGCGTTGACCCTGCTGTTCCTGCCGGCGTTGTATGCGGCATGGTTCAAGGTCAAGAAGGACTGA
- a CDS encoding efflux RND transporter periplasmic adaptor subunit: protein MLRYALPVSLAFFLSACGHEEPVQTGVRPAMVVQPEPSARASDSYPGEVRARYEPDLAFRIGGKVSRRLVEEGERVKANQPLAELDPQDVRLQLEATRAQVTAASANLNLVRAERDRYKALLDRQMVSHSQYDNAENLYRSGEARLKQIKAEFDVASNQAGYAVLRAPQDGVVAKRAVEVGQVVAAGQTVFTLATDGEREVLISFPEQNFGRFKVGQPVSVELWTQPGQRLEGHIRELSPAADPRSRTFAARIAFNSGKVPAELGQSARVFVQNDQQVSLSVPLSALSAEGGATYVWRVDANNTLHKTPVRVGPFTEKTVPVLEGLSPGDWVVAAGVHVLHEGLQVRPVDRSNRVVNLAAKE, encoded by the coding sequence ATGTTGCGCTATGCCCTGCCAGTCAGCCTGGCTTTTTTTCTGTCTGCTTGTGGGCACGAAGAGCCCGTTCAAACTGGCGTTCGGCCGGCCATGGTGGTCCAGCCAGAGCCTTCGGCAAGGGCTTCGGACAGCTATCCCGGCGAGGTGCGGGCGCGCTATGAACCGGACCTGGCGTTCCGCATCGGCGGCAAGGTCAGTCGACGACTGGTAGAAGAGGGCGAGCGGGTCAAGGCCAACCAGCCCCTGGCCGAACTCGACCCGCAGGATGTGCGCCTGCAACTGGAGGCCACCCGGGCCCAGGTCACTGCCGCCAGCGCCAACCTCAACCTGGTCCGCGCCGAGCGTGATCGCTACAAGGCCCTGCTGGATCGGCAGATGGTCAGCCACTCCCAATACGACAACGCCGAGAACCTCTATCGTTCCGGTGAGGCGCGCCTGAAACAGATCAAGGCCGAGTTCGATGTCGCCAGTAACCAGGCCGGTTACGCCGTGCTGCGTGCCCCCCAGGATGGCGTGGTGGCCAAGCGGGCAGTGGAGGTCGGGCAAGTGGTCGCGGCCGGGCAGACGGTCTTCACCCTCGCCACCGATGGCGAGCGCGAAGTGCTGATCAGTTTCCCCGAGCAGAACTTCGGTCGCTTCAAGGTCGGCCAGCCGGTATCGGTGGAACTCTGGACCCAGCCGGGACAGCGTCTTGAAGGACACATCCGCGAGTTGTCCCCGGCTGCCGATCCCCGCTCGCGCACCTTCGCCGCGCGCATCGCCTTCAACTCCGGCAAGGTGCCGGCGGAACTGGGCCAGAGCGCTCGCGTATTCGTGCAGAACGACCAGCAAGTGTCGCTGTCTGTGCCATTGTCCGCCTTGTCTGCCGAAGGCGGCGCCACCTACGTCTGGCGCGTCGATGCCAACAACACCCTGCACAAGACCCCTGTCCGTGTCGGCCCCTTCACTGAAAAGACCGTGCCGGTGCTCGAGGGCCTGAGCCCGGGAGACTGGGTGGTGGCCGCGGGTGTGCATGTGCTCCACGAGGGCCTGCAAGTGCGCCCGGTGGATCGCTCCAACCGTGTGGTCAACCTGGCCGCCAAGGAGTAA
- a CDS encoding TetR/AcrR family transcriptional regulator, with protein sequence MSDNNAANVGPGRPKDLAKRQAILDAAKSLFLSNGYASTSMDAVAAEAGVSKLTVYSHFNDKETLFSAAVVAKCEEQLPTLIYELTPGTSVESLLLAIGRGFHQLVNSDESVNLHRLIMALGSQDPKLSQVFFEAGPERVLQGMERLLGKIDQMGTLRIDKPRNAAEHFFCMLKGGANFRLLYGCGKPLAGAAAEAHVKEVVGLFMRAYRPEPD encoded by the coding sequence ATGTCCGACAATAACGCCGCAAACGTTGGGCCAGGCAGGCCCAAGGATCTGGCAAAACGCCAAGCCATTCTCGACGCAGCGAAAAGCCTGTTCCTGAGCAATGGCTACGCCAGTACCAGCATGGATGCGGTCGCCGCCGAAGCCGGGGTGTCGAAACTCACGGTGTACAGCCATTTCAATGACAAGGAGACGCTGTTCTCCGCCGCCGTGGTAGCCAAGTGCGAAGAACAGCTGCCCACGCTGATCTATGAACTGACGCCCGGCACCTCGGTGGAAAGCCTGCTGCTGGCCATCGGCCGGGGCTTTCACCAATTGGTCAACAGCGACGAATCGGTCAACCTGCATCGCCTGATCATGGCCCTGGGCAGCCAGGACCCCAAGCTCTCGCAGGTGTTCTTCGAAGCCGGTCCCGAACGCGTCCTGCAAGGCATGGAACGCTTGCTGGGCAAGATCGACCAGATGGGCACCCTGCGCATCGACAAGCCGCGCAATGCCGCCGAGCACTTCTTCTGCATGCTCAAGGGCGGGGCCAACTTCCGCCTGCTCTACGGCTGCGGCAAACCCCTGGCGGGCGCCGCGGCCGAAGCACACGTGAAGGAAGTGGTGGGATTGTTCATGCGCGCCTACCGCCCGGAACCGGACTGA
- a CDS encoding class I SAM-dependent methyltransferase, which yields MSEQPAACRIKVEALGAEFAPRAQQWAERLNLPLQIEDAEFALQVGEQGLQLQQLGPDAPGPVRVDFIEGGAAHRRLYGGGSGQMIAKAVGVAQGVRPRVLDATAGLGKDGFVLATLGCQMSLIERQPLIGALLEDGLARAAQDAEVAPIIARMELLKGNSIELMRNWQGEPPQVIYLDPMFPHREKSALVKKEMRLFRPLVGDDNDAPALLEAALALASHRVVVKRPRKAPCIEGPKPSHGLEGKSSRYDIYPKKALKA from the coding sequence ATGAGTGAGCAACCTGCGGCCTGCCGCATCAAAGTCGAGGCCCTGGGCGCCGAGTTCGCACCCCGGGCCCAGCAATGGGCCGAGCGACTGAACTTGCCGTTGCAGATCGAGGATGCCGAGTTCGCCCTGCAGGTGGGTGAGCAAGGGCTGCAATTGCAACAGCTGGGCCCCGACGCGCCCGGGCCGGTACGGGTGGACTTCATCGAAGGTGGCGCGGCCCATCGGCGTTTGTACGGCGGCGGCAGTGGCCAGATGATTGCCAAGGCCGTGGGCGTGGCCCAAGGGGTGCGCCCACGGGTGCTGGATGCTACGGCGGGCCTGGGCAAGGACGGCTTCGTGCTGGCGACCCTGGGTTGCCAGATGAGCCTGATCGAGCGCCAGCCCCTGATCGGTGCACTCCTGGAGGATGGCCTGGCCCGCGCGGCGCAGGACGCCGAGGTGGCACCGATCATCGCCCGCATGGAGTTGCTCAAGGGCAACTCCATCGAGTTGATGCGCAACTGGCAGGGTGAGCCGCCCCAGGTGATCTACCTTGATCCGATGTTTCCCCACCGTGAGAAAAGCGCCCTGGTGAAAAAGGAAATGCGCCTGTTCCGCCCCCTGGTGGGCGACGACAACGATGCGCCGGCATTGCTCGAGGCTGCCCTGGCCCTGGCCAGCCACCGGGTGGTGGTCAAGCGTCCGCGCAAGGCGCCGTGCATCGAAGGGCCCAAGCCGAGTCATGGCCTGGAAGGCAAGTCCAGCCGCTACGACATCTACCCCAAGAAGGCCCTCAAGGCCTGA